The genomic stretch CGGTCGTAAGGTGCAGTGCGCTCGCTGCCACGATCATCCCTATCAACCTGACTTCAAGCGTCGCGACTACTATGGTCTGGCCGCATTTTTCAGCCAGACCTACGCCTCCAACGAGTACTATCGCGACTGGGAACAATTTGCCGGCCGGCCCTGGCTGCCAGGCGATCGTCGCAACGACTTGAGCGAGGAGGATCGCAAGCTCTGGCAGGAGAAGGAGCGAGAATTCAATCGCGAGGTGCTGGCGCGCCTCAGCGACCAGCAAAAGCGCGATCGTCGTCAGGCGGCGCGGCTTCCCTTGCGAACTATTTTCTATGACCCCGGCCTTGGCTTGCGCTACCCGACAAGCGACCTCGAACCGGGCGGCGATCTGGTTGAGGCGCGCTATCCAGATGGGACGCGCGCCGTTTTGCGACCCGGCCAGGACCGGCGCGCAGCCTTTGCCGCCTGGCTGACAGCGCCGGAAAATGTACGCTTTCGCAAGGTGATCATCAATCGCATCTGGCATCGCCTGATGGGCTGGAGCTTCTTTGAGCCTTTCGATGACTGGAATCAAGAAACGGAGATGCGGTCGCCGGAGTTGCTGGATCACCTCGAAAAGGCGTTTCTGGCGCGCGGCTTTCGCATCAAGGATCTCATCCTCTACATTGTCAGCAGCGAGGCCTACGCCCGGTCTGCGCCGCCGCCCAATGCTGCGGATTCTGGCGACGTGCAACTTTACTTTCAGCCGCAGCGTCTGGATGCCGATCAGCTGATGAACTCGCTGATACGCGCAGCGCAGGCCGCGAAAGTAAGCGAGCTGCGCGAGCGAGCGTCGCTGCCGCCCGCCGCGGCAGCGCAATCAGATACAGACTTGAGCGGCGTGGGAACGCTGCGACTGCCGATCCAGAACAACCGCGACTTCGTCGTCGCCTCGCAGGTCCCGCGACCCGCGGACTACTCCAGCTTTCATGCCGTATTTGGCGCCGGTCCGCGCATCGACATCGACGATGATGATCGCACCCTGACCATCGAGCAGATTCTGACGCTGATCAACGGCCGACTGACCGGCCGTCTGGCCTGGGAATTTGCCGGCGCCGACACTCTATTCAAAGCGGAGTTTGACCGCAGCGGCATGGAGGGCGCCATGAATCTGACCTTTCGCAGCGCCCTGTCCCGCAACTGGACTCCGGAAGAGAAGCAATCGGTCTTGAGACTGGTCCAGGGACGACTGGCGCGTCCCCAGTATGATCAGGCAGCGCTACAAGATCTACTCTGGGCGCTCTTTAACAGCATGGAGTTTCAACATGTCAATTGATAGAATGATACAGATACTGCGGCGCGCATCCATGAGCCGCGGCGAATTCTTAAAGGGCGCCGGTGCGGCGCTGGCCGGCGCGGCCGCGGCGCAGGTCTTTGGCCGGAGGCTGCACGCCGAAGACATCTACGACGACGTGACTTTGCCATCGCCGGTCAAGAGCGTCATTTTCTTGAATATGGCCGGCGGCATGAGCCACATTGATACGCTCGACCCCAAACCCGGGCTGACAAACTTCGCTGCCGTAGACAGCGCCATTCCCTCGTTGCGCGTGGCGGAAACTTTTCAGAAAACGGCGCGCGTCCTGAACCATCTTTCGGTAATTCGAACAACCTGGAGCGAGGAGGGCGATCACGGCTTCGGGCAGTACCTGTTGAATAGCGGATACCGCATGAGCGAGGGGCGCGGCTTTCCGGATCTGCCGAACTTTGGATCGATGATTGCCTACGTAAAAAAACGCAACGCCGAGGCAGGACCCTATTTCCCTTCGCAGATCACGCTGGGAGAACGCAGCGGCTTGATCGGCCGCCCCGGATTTCTCGGCGTGCATTACGCCGGCTTTCATATTGGCAACCTCAACCAACCGGTCAATCACCTGCGCCCGGCCTGGGGCCGCTATACGCCGGAGCGTCTTGCCCGCCGCGAACAACTGCTGAACATTGTCAATGGCCCCTTCAAGGCGCAGAACTCGGCGGCGGCGATAGGCTACTGGGACAAGAGTTTCGAGGCGGCGCTGGACTTCATGAACACCGATCGCCTTTCCGTTTTCGATATTGCGCGCGAACCGGCGGCGTTGCGCGCTCGTTTTGGCGAGAGCTGGGCGGGCAAAGCGCTGCTGATGGCGCGCCGGCTGGCGGAAGCGGAGATTCCCTTCATTCAGGTGACGCTGGGCGGTTGGGATACGCACAACAACAACCGCGATCGCGTGGCGACGATTTGCAGGGATCTGGATGGCGCTATCGCAACCTTAACTGCGGAACTGGCCAGCAGCGGATTGTTGAAACAGACGCTGCTTGTCCTATCTACAGAATTCGGCCGCACGCCGGAGGTGGGCGGACGGGATGGTCGCGATCATTTTCCATCTTGCTGGACGACGTTGATCGGCGGCGGCGCTATTCCTGGCGGCGTGGTAGTTGGCGAGTCCAACGAGAAAGGAACCCGCGAGCGACAGGGATCGGAACGCTATCACTGGCGCGATGTGATGGCAACGATCTATCGCGCTGCGGGAATTGACCACGAGGCCCATTTGACAAACTCGGCAGGACGCCCTCTGCCCTTCGTACCGCGGTCGGCGAAGCCAATCGCGGCGCTGCTGCCTGGCGCCTGAGCGCACAGGCAAAGAAGAAAACGATCGCCAGCAGTGGCGGCCGGACCGGCGTCCGCTGCGCCACAGGGGGCGCAGCGGCGCATGGGTTCAGCCTTTCGTCAGCACAATGCGAAAGTTCAGATCAACCAGATCGTCCATGACCAGGTTTGCGCCGAAGGTTCCATTCAAGTCAAAATGGTGACGGTCGGCCTGCAAGGATCCGGTAGCACGAATACTCTGGCCTTCGCGCACGATCTCCAGCGGAATGGTGTAGCTCTTTGATTTATCGCGGATTTGCAAGGTGAAGGTCGCCATATAGCGGCCTTCCTGCAGGACAATGCTGTCTACAGTTACCAGAGCGTCCGGATAGCGCTCCGACCAGAAGAAGTCATCTTGCCGCAGGTGTTCATCACGCTTGCTGTCGCGAGAAAAGACCGTTGCCGTTTGAATGGCAATCTTGCCGCGCATGCTGCTCAAATCGTCGCCGCTCATGCTGAACTCGCGCAGGCCAAAGCTGCGAAAGACGCCGCGAACATTGGTCAGACGGGCGCGCACGTAGAAGGAAATCTGACTGGCGCTGGTATCGATGCGCCAGCCGCTGATGCGCGGACTTTCAGCGGCTGTTGGCGCTTGCGCCGCCAGGCCGGGCGTTAGCAGGGCCAGGACAAGTGCGGCAACTAAAAGACGGGTCCGATTCATTTCAATCTCCAGGGGGCAGTTTCTTGCTGGCTGAAAGCCGAGAGCTGATCCCGGTTTCTTGTAGCTTAGACGGCGCCCGTCGGCGGCCTGCCAGCCGTTTTCGGCGCAACGGACTGCGGACAGGGGTTTTCCAGTAGGCCGCTCCGCCACTCCTGCCGAAAAAAAATAGCGATGGGGCAAAAAATGGCGGAACCTGTGCAACGTAAATCAACGGCCAGCAAGCCCTCGCTTGATCCCTCCAGAGCATTGCAGCTTGCTCATGGTCGACTCAAGGCGCGCCTGGGCGAACTGGAAAAGGAATACAAGGTCCTGTCCCGCCAGCTTGCCCAGAAGAAGAAGCTGCAGCAGGCCAGAAGCAAAGCTGGCAGCGACCCGGCCGCCAACCTGCGCCTGCAACGCTTGAGTCTGCGCCTGGAGCGCTACGGCGACGCCGCCCAACGCCAGGCCCGTTACCTCCAGAAGCTGCGTCTGGTCCAGCAGCGCAATGAACGGTTGCTATCGGCCATTGCCAGTCGCCTGGCACAAATGGAAACGGCCCTTGCCGAAGGTCGCGCTCCGGCGCCTGATGTACGTGCAGAACTATTGACGATGCTTGGGGAGCTTCAGCAGATGCGCCAACGACGCGAGCAGCTCAGCGCTCGCTTGCAACCTGCGTCGGCGGAGTAAGCCCAATGAAAAAATGGCCGCGTCTCTTTCTGGCAGGCATCGGCATTGTTGCAAACCTTGCCTGCGGCGCCGCTGGCCTCAGGCGACAGCCGGACCAGGCTTACCTGGGCGATAACAATGACCGTCATCAGGCCGATCTCTTTTATCCGACCGGCGCTCCAAAGGCCGCCGCACTGTTCATCCATGGCGGGTTCTGGCGCAATCAGGACCGCCGCTATTTTCGGCTCTTCACCGGTCTCTATTCCAATGTTGGCGAATCGCTGGCGGCGCGCGGCGTGGCCACGGCAGTTATCAGTTATCGCCTCTTTCCCGAGGCAAGTCCGGAAGAGCAACTGCGCGACGTAGCTGCCGCCGTAGCCTGGTTCCAGAAGGAGATCGCCCAAAAGTATGGGCCCCTGCCTTTGACGCTAGTCGGTCATAGCGCCGGCGGACACCTCGCGCTGTTGAGCAGCCAAAAGCCAGGGCTGTTTGAATCGGCCGGCGCGGACCGAAGCAGG from Leptospirales bacterium encodes the following:
- a CDS encoding DUF1549 and DUF1553 domain-containing protein, which encodes MRTITIASVLAGALTLAFVVAASLQANDQHPLDAVYQQATGKHPQTAAPAAILRRMSLQLRGSIPRLAELQDFEGQPDDAQRRYAIAFLRDPEFAEYWGSYLASLFRDRTQEKNSVYGGFQRYLSQSLHENKPYNQMAVEMITASGSPEQNPAAGFYLRDDADPLQIAEYAGRLFYGRKVQCARCHDHPYQPDFKRRDYYGLAAFFSQTYASNEYYRDWEQFAGRPWLPGDRRNDLSEEDRKLWQEKEREFNREVLARLSDQQKRDRRQAARLPLRTIFYDPGLGLRYPTSDLEPGGDLVEARYPDGTRAVLRPGQDRRAAFAAWLTAPENVRFRKVIINRIWHRLMGWSFFEPFDDWNQETEMRSPELLDHLEKAFLARGFRIKDLILYIVSSEAYARSAPPPNAADSGDVQLYFQPQRLDADQLMNSLIRAAQAAKVSELRERASLPPAAAAQSDTDLSGVGTLRLPIQNNRDFVVASQVPRPADYSSFHAVFGAGPRIDIDDDDRTLTIEQILTLINGRLTGRLAWEFAGADTLFKAEFDRSGMEGAMNLTFRSALSRNWTPEEKQSVLRLVQGRLARPQYDQAALQDLLWALFNSMEFQHVN
- a CDS encoding DUF1501 domain-containing protein gives rise to the protein MSIDRMIQILRRASMSRGEFLKGAGAALAGAAAAQVFGRRLHAEDIYDDVTLPSPVKSVIFLNMAGGMSHIDTLDPKPGLTNFAAVDSAIPSLRVAETFQKTARVLNHLSVIRTTWSEEGDHGFGQYLLNSGYRMSEGRGFPDLPNFGSMIAYVKKRNAEAGPYFPSQITLGERSGLIGRPGFLGVHYAGFHIGNLNQPVNHLRPAWGRYTPERLARREQLLNIVNGPFKAQNSAAAIGYWDKSFEAALDFMNTDRLSVFDIAREPAALRARFGESWAGKALLMARRLAEAEIPFIQVTLGGWDTHNNNRDRVATICRDLDGAIATLTAELASSGLLKQTLLVLSTEFGRTPEVGGRDGRDHFPSCWTTLIGGGAIPGGVVVGESNEKGTRERQGSERYHWRDVMATIYRAAGIDHEAHLTNSAGRPLPFVPRSAKPIAALLPGA
- a CDS encoding YceI family protein, with the protein product MNRTRLLVAALVLALLTPGLAAQAPTAAESPRISGWRIDTSASQISFYVRARLTNVRGVFRSFGLREFSMSGDDLSSMRGKIAIQTATVFSRDSKRDEHLRQDDFFWSERYPDALVTVDSIVLQEGRYMATFTLQIRDKSKSYTIPLEIVREGQSIRATGSLQADRHHFDLNGTFGANLVMDDLVDLNFRIVLTKG
- a CDS encoding alpha/beta hydrolase, producing MKKWPRLFLAGIGIVANLACGAAGLRRQPDQAYLGDNNDRHQADLFYPTGAPKAAALFIHGGFWRNQDRRYFRLFTGLYSNVGESLAARGVATAVISYRLFPEASPEEQLRDVAAAVAWFQKEIAQKYGPLPLTLVGHSAGGHLALLSSQKPGLFESAGADRSRIHGIVALSPVLDIAGMAAGSEEEFNRELTRPHFGEDPSQWASFSPQQMPVDRLPEVLLISGEQDLPYIVSQCRQFAAILRARGKLNAFMEIPGYSHSQMVLSISSAGDPVSDAMASFILRESASR